One window of Suricata suricatta isolate VVHF042 chromosome 6, meerkat_22Aug2017_6uvM2_HiC, whole genome shotgun sequence genomic DNA carries:
- the LRRTM2 gene encoding leucine-rich repeat transmembrane neuronal protein 2, whose translation MGLHFKWPLGAPMLAAIYAMSMVLKMLPALGMACPPKCRCEKLLFYCDSQGFRSVPNATDKGSLGLSLRHNHITELERDQFASFSQLTWLHLDHNQISTVKEDAFQGLYKLKELILSSNKIFYLPNTTFTQLINLQNLDLSFNQLSSLHPELFYGLRKLQTLHLRSNSLRTIPVRLFWDCRSLEFLDLSTNRLRSLARNGFAGLIKLRELHLEHNQLTKINFAHFLRLSSLHTLFLQWNKISNLTCGMEWTWSTLEKLDLTGNEIKAIDVTVFDTMPNLKILLMDNNKLNSLDSKILNSLRSLTTVGLSGNLWECSPRICALASWLGSFQGRWEHSILCHSPDHTQGEDILDAVHGFQLCWNLSTTVTAMATTYRDPTTEYTKRISSSSYHVGDKEIPTTAGIAVTTEEHFPEPDNAIFTQRVITGTMALLFSFFFIIFIVFISRKCCPPTLRRIRQCSMIQNHRQLRSQTRLHMSNMSDQGPYNEYEPTHEGPFIIINGYGQCKCQQLPYKECEV comes from the exons ATGG GCTTACATTTCAAGTGGCCATTAGGGGCCCCTATGCTGGCAGCAATATATGCAATGAGTATGGTTTTAAAAATGCTGCCTGCCCTGGGTATGGCGTGTCCACCCAAATGCCGCTGTGAGAAGCTGCTCTTCTACTGCGACTCTCAGGGCTTCCGCTCAGTGCCAAACGCCACAGACAAGGGCTCTCTGGGCCTGTCCCTGAGGCACAATCACATCACAGAGCTCGAAAGGGATCAATTTGCCAGCTTCAGTCAACTTACGTGGCTCCACTTAGACCACAATCAAATTTCAACAGTAAAAGAAGATGCTTTTCAAGGACTATACAAACTTAAGGAATTAATCTTAAGttccaacaaaatattttatttgccaaaCACAACTTTTACTCAACTGATTAACCTGCAAAATTTGGACCTGTCTTTTAATCAGCTGTCATCTCTGCACCCAGAGCTCTTCTATGGCCTTCGGAAGCTGCAGACCTTGCATTTAAGGTCCAACTCCCTGCGGACTATCCCAGTACGTCTATTCTGGGACTGTCGTAGTCTGGAGTTTCTGGATTTGAGCACAAACCGTTTGCGAAGTTTGGCTCGCAATGGATTTGCAGGATTAATCAAACTGAGAGAGCTTCACCTAGAGCACAACCAGCTGACGAAGATTAATTTTGCTCACTTCCTACGGCTAAGCAGTCTACATACACTCTTCTTACAATGGAACAAAATCAGCAACTTGACATGTGGGATGGAGTGGACCTGGAGCACTTTAGAAAAGCTAGACCTGACTGGAAATGAAATCAAAGCCATCGACGTGACAGTGTTTGACACAATGCCTAATCTTAAAATTCTCCTCATGGATAACAACAAGTTAAATAGCCTTGATTCCAAGATCTTAAACTCCCTGAGATCCCTCACAACTGTTGGCCTCTCTGGCAATCTGTGGGAATGCAGCCCTCGAATATGTGCTCTGGCCTCCTGGCTGGGCAGTTTCCAAGGTCGGTGGGAACATTCCATCCTATGTCACAGCCCTGACCACACCCAAGGAGAGGATATACTAGATGCAGTCCATGGATTTCAGCTCTGCTGGAATTTATCAACCACTGTCACAGCCATGGCTACAACTTATAGGGATCCAACCACTgaatatacaaaaagaataagCTCATCAAGTTACCatgtgggagacaaagaaatccCAACTACTGCAGGCATAGCAGTTACTACTGAGGAACACTTTCCTGAACCAGACAATGCCATCTTCACTCAGCGGGTAATTACAGGAACAAtggctttattgttttctttcttttttattatttttatagtgttcATCTCCAGGAAGTGCTGCCCTCCCACTTTAAGAAGAATTAGGCAGTGCTCAATGATTCAGAACCACAGGCAGCTCCGATCCCAAACACGACTCCATATGTCAAACATGTCAGACCAAGGACCGTATAATGAATATGAACCCACCCATGAAGGACCCTTCATCATCATTAATGGTTATGGACAGTGCAAGTGTCAGCAGCTGCCATACAAAGAATGTGAAGTATAA